The DNA window GCAGCTGCGCTACACCCTTGTCGGTCGACGACAGGTTTTCGTTGCGGTGAACCGTGATTGGACCCTGTGCGACCATCGCGTCCCAATCACCGGGACTCTTTTGCCGCTCCGCATAGGGCCGCTCGTCGGTTTGCCCCATCAAATCAATCTTACCGAGACCGATCTGATCCTCGCGCCCTTGTTTGAGCGGATCGATGACGTCGTTGAAGTGCCGAACACCAATGACAATACAATTGGTATCATCGAGTGGCACTATCCATCGTGTGAATGCGGCACATAACGCGAACTTCTCCTTGCTGCCGTCCACGAACCCCGTCCCGAACTGAGCGACATTCGGAAGGATCACGTCGCTAGCGCGAATCCAAAGTTGTTCACCAACGCGACGGGTCGCCACCGAAAGAAGGCCGAGCGGTGTGTCCAGAAATTCGATCGTCGGCAGTTCCGCAAAGGCCGGCGTGAACTGCACGCCGGTGACGATCGAATGCAGATATGCCGTATGAATTGGATCAGCGGCGTTTTCGTGCACCTGCAGCCAATTGCAGGGCATGTCTAGCTTGTAAGGGACGAGATGGTTGCCATCCGGCCACACCAAAGTGTCGTAGACCGGGAAATCAGGCGTCTCTTCCGGCGGCCCCATATACGCAAAGACAAGTCCCGCAAATTCATGAGTGCGGTAGGCTCCCTGACACACGGCTTCGCGTAAACGACTTCCCTGTGGCTCGCTTGGCGTTTCAAGCACAGTACCGTCAATGTCAAATGCCCATCCATGGTACGCACAGCGGATGCCTTGCTCGCCAATGATGCCGTATTCAAGCGAGGTGCCGCGATGACTGCAGCGCTTGTGCACCAGACCCAGGCGTCCGCTCTTGTCACGGAACAGCACCAGGTCCTCGCCCAGCGCACGAACCGGAATCGGCATATCCTTTACCTCGGACACCATTGCAATCGGTTGCCAGAAGCGACGCAGATAGTTGCCGCAGGGCGTTCCAGGACCTACGCGCGTCAATTCGGCATCATCTTCAATTGAAGGCTGATTGTAAAATCCGCCGAAAGGCGGTCGTTTTGCCTTAGCCATGGGCTGCTCCTTGCTGGGGTTAGGACTTAAGCTGACGCTCTGAGCTTGGCAGTACGCCAGGGCACGAAGACGATCTCCGCGACCACCACGGCATAGAACAGCAACAAGCCGATCAGGGAGAGAATGCTCAGGGCAGAGAACATCCTCACGGTATCGAACTGGCCTTGCGCCACCAGGATCGTGTAGCCAAGCCCGCGGTTTGCGGCGACGAACTCGCCGATGATGGCACCGATCAGCGCCAGCGAAATGCCTACCTTCATTCCGGCGAACAGCGCGGGAAGTGCATGTGGAAAACGAATCTTCCAGATGATCATCACAGCCGATCCGCGCGCGGTGCGTCCGAGATCAATGATCTCCGGATCGATCGATTTCAGCCCATGCACCATGTCGATTACGATCGCAAAGACTGCGATCATCGCAGCGATTGCGATCTTTGGATTGAGGCCTGTTCCCATCCAGACGATGAATAACGGCGCGACCGCAACCTTTGGAATGCTGTTAAGGGAGACCAGCAGCGTATAGAGAGTTTGTTCGACGGCCTTGAACTGAACTATAAGAATGGCGAGACCCACACCGAGAACAACAGCCAGTGCGAAGCCACTCAATGTGGCCTGCAACGTGTAGCCGGACTGATACAAATAGAGCTTCGGCTCGGCCGCGATGGCTGCGGCGATCTTCGTCGGCGCCGGCAGCAAGTATTCCGGAACGCGAAACAATTGGGTCACACCCTGCCAGAAAGCGATCAATACGACAAAGATGCCGAAGGGCATCAAAACGCTGTGCATCGCGCGCTTCATCCGTCGACTCATATTCCGCGCCTCAAAATACCGAGATCCTCAAATGTCTTGCGGATCAGCCGACCATATTCGGCAAACTCAGGACTTTCCTTGACCGCCAGCGGGCGTGGGCGTGGAAGATGGATATCGATCACCAGAGCGACCCGTCCGGGTCGACGATCCATCACCACAACCTGATCGGCCAGGAAAATGGCCTCACTTATGTTATGTGTGATGAAGATAGTCGTCGCCTTGGTGCGCTGGCTCGTTGCTTGAAGCTCAAGGTTCAGATCGTCGCGCGTGAATGCATCCAGTGCGGCAAACGGCTCGTCCATCAGCAAAATATCGGGATCACTCAGCATCGCCCGACAGATCGACACGCGCTGCCGCATACCTCCAGAAAGCTCCCAGGGATAGCAGTCATGAAAGCTTTCAAGCCCGAAGACGTCCAGGAGCTGCCTGGCCCGGGCGACCCATTCACTGCGGTGGCCACGACGGAGCTCGATCAGCAACAGGACATTGTCCAGAACCGTTCGCCACTCCAGCAACACATCGCGCTGAAACACCATGCCGAGGTTTTGAGGCGGAGCATCGATCTCCCGGCCGCCGATCACAACGCCACCAGTACTGGGCCTTTCCAACCCCGCGATGCAACGCATTAGCGTACTCTTGCCGCATCCACTCGGACCGACGATGCTGACGAAGGCTCCGGGACGAATCTTCAGACGGATATCGCGCAGCGCCTCGACCTCACCCCGATCGGAACAGTAGATCTTTGAAACGCTGTCGATGATGATGTGGGCATCTGCCGGGCGTTGCCGCCCATCCTCGATCAGGTCCCGGGGCACCGCCTCGCGCAACACGCTGCGCACTATTTGGCTCCGTCGATCAGCTTGTTCGTGAAATAGTCATCAGGCTTGCTGCCGGCAGGGATCAGGGCAGCATTCTCCATCAGCTCAATGACGCGCTTCCAGTCCTCCGCGGATTGGTAACCCAGCGGCTTGGACGCAGTGTTCGGCGTGTGGAAGTACTTGATGTGCTCGCGTATCGAGATCAGAAGTTGCTCGCGATCTAGCTTCGCATCGGGGCGCGCCTTCATGAGAATGGAGGCGGCCTCCTCTGCGGAGCTTTCGCCGCCGTCGATGATCTGTTGCCAGGCTTCAAAATATGCGTCTGCAAGACCCTTCAAGCCTGTACCGCGTTTCTCGAGCGTATCCTGCGTCACCACAAGTCCGTACGACGGCAGGTCGAGGCCGTAGTCGCCGAAAAGAATGTAGTTCGAAGGGCGCGTCTTTTGCACGTAAGCCATACCGAACGGAATGGAGACGATCATCGCATCGCCTTTGCCTGCGGCGTAACTCGGTATCTTTGCCGCCGCGTCAACGCTCATGAGATTTATCTTGTCGCGATTGGTACCACCTGCCTTCAGGAACGGATCGATAAACGGCCCCTCGAACGAAGTCGCCGTATAGATGACTTCCTTGCCTTCCAAATCCTTGGCAGTCTTGATCCCGGAGTCCTTGGGAACGAACACGCCGATGGAGGTTTTCTGGATCAATCCTCCGATCGAGATCAGATTCATGCCCTTGCCCCGCGCGACCGCCATGACCGAGAGATCGGCGTGCCCCACGTCGAATTTTCCGGAATTGACCAGTTGAACGGTTACGCCTGAGCCGTTGCCGTCTTCGAGCGCAACACTGACACCGTGTTTTGCGAATAGGCCTTTGTTCATGGCCCAGTACCAACCCGCCTGCAGGCCGCTGACCGACCAGCTGTCTCGAACGGTAAAAGCATCCAGCGCCGACGCAGGACTGTTGTTGCCGAGGGATAACAATGCTGCGGCCACGAGCCCCAGAAAGCGGCGGTCCCTGATCATCATTTTTTACCTAGTCCAACTAAAGGAGAGCAGAGTTGAAACTCGTGCGTACAGTTGGCCGTAATAGCGTCGGCGCGCCGGCCACTGTAAATTTCCAATTTGGGAATGTTGCTTTCGGAAATTCAGAATGCATGCTGCAATAGTAAGCGGCAGTGGCGCAAAGTACGTCAGATCGGATAGAGTACGCGGTCGACACTACGTGCTCGATAGAACGCCCCTACTCATCTGAAGTCGTCGTGATTCAAATGGCTTGATGAAAGACTTCTAAACTTTCGCCGATCCAATCTCCTGGTATAAACTCAACGGCACTCATGCCTTCATATCGAGCATGCGTCTTGGCCTTGACCGATATGCGATTCCATCGAGCCGCTGATCATTCTGTGAATGCCGGGGTGGGTTACTCTCTTGTCTCGCGCCTCAGTGCAACGGACCCTGCCAGAGTGATCTCGCTCCCCACGAAGAACCCGTTGATACATCGAGGCCGCACGCACCTGCCTTCACGCGAAGAGCGCACGCTTCCTCCTGCTGCAACCGAACTGCTGCGCCTGATCGCAGGCAACATGAAACAGTTGCCTCACAAAGCAGGTCCAGCGATGATGGCCACGATGGTCGTGGCCGACAGAAAAGCAATCATCTGACCGCGACGCACTGACGAATATCGGCTCGACGAGATGCGCGCGAACCGGATGAGTTCGCGAAGGCAGCGAAAGAGGTGCGCGCCTAGGGAGATTTTCTCAAGAGGATGTAAGCGATGAATGTCGCTGAGTGCCGATAGACGACATCGACCAATGCTTGGTCGCGCCGTGAGAGCTCAGGTGAGACTGCTACGCCCTACTCAACGACGCGCAGCGCCCGATAAAATCCGCTATGCAAGATCGACGGGATTTGGCGACTAACGGCTGCAATCTCGTAAGAAACGAAAGCGAAAGAATAGTAGAACGTGCGTGCACAGGATTTGCACAAGCCCCTCACTTAAGTATTTGATTTTCAAAATACTCTCTTT is part of the Bradyrhizobium canariense genome and encodes:
- a CDS encoding ABC transporter ATP-binding protein; this encodes MRSVLREAVPRDLIEDGRQRPADAHIIIDSVSKIYCSDRGEVEALRDIRLKIRPGAFVSIVGPSGCGKSTLMRCIAGLERPSTGGVVIGGREIDAPPQNLGMVFQRDVLLEWRTVLDNVLLLIELRRGHRSEWVARARQLLDVFGLESFHDCYPWELSGGMRQRVSICRAMLSDPDILLMDEPFAALDAFTRDDLNLELQATSQRTKATTIFITHNISEAIFLADQVVVMDRRPGRVALVIDIHLPRPRPLAVKESPEFAEYGRLIRKTFEDLGILRRGI
- a CDS encoding aromatic ring-hydroxylating dioxygenase subunit alpha, with product MAKAKRPPFGGFYNQPSIEDDAELTRVGPGTPCGNYLRRFWQPIAMVSEVKDMPIPVRALGEDLVLFRDKSGRLGLVHKRCSHRGTSLEYGIIGEQGIRCAYHGWAFDIDGTVLETPSEPQGSRLREAVCQGAYRTHEFAGLVFAYMGPPEETPDFPVYDTLVWPDGNHLVPYKLDMPCNWLQVHENAADPIHTAYLHSIVTGVQFTPAFAELPTIEFLDTPLGLLSVATRRVGEQLWIRASDVILPNVAQFGTGFVDGSKEKFALCAAFTRWIVPLDDTNCIVIGVRHFNDVIDPLKQGREDQIGLGKIDLMGQTDERPYAERQKSPGDWDAMVAQGPITVHRNENLSSTDKGVAQLRRQIRTGVRALQAGGLPAQPRRYGKGIVPTYNNETILRVPRLRGDDVALIRNFGHMVCNAAIESAELPPGPRQRHVEDVVRAMQDQGAFYVQANDRSSLEPANV
- a CDS encoding ABC transporter substrate-binding protein, which gives rise to MMIRDRRFLGLVAAALLSLGNNSPASALDAFTVRDSWSVSGLQAGWYWAMNKGLFAKHGVSVALEDGNGSGVTVQLVNSGKFDVGHADLSVMAVARGKGMNLISIGGLIQKTSIGVFVPKDSGIKTAKDLEGKEVIYTATSFEGPFIDPFLKAGGTNRDKINLMSVDAAAKIPSYAAGKGDAMIVSIPFGMAYVQKTRPSNYILFGDYGLDLPSYGLVVTQDTLEKRGTGLKGLADAYFEAWQQIIDGGESSAEEAASILMKARPDAKLDREQLLISIREHIKYFHTPNTASKPLGYQSAEDWKRVIELMENAALIPAGSKPDDYFTNKLIDGAK
- a CDS encoding ABC transporter permease, translating into MKRAMHSVLMPFGIFVVLIAFWQGVTQLFRVPEYLLPAPTKIAAAIAAEPKLYLYQSGYTLQATLSGFALAVVLGVGLAILIVQFKAVEQTLYTLLVSLNSIPKVAVAPLFIVWMGTGLNPKIAIAAMIAVFAIVIDMVHGLKSIDPEIIDLGRTARGSAVMIIWKIRFPHALPALFAGMKVGISLALIGAIIGEFVAANRGLGYTILVAQGQFDTVRMFSALSILSLIGLLLFYAVVVAEIVFVPWRTAKLRASA